One genomic segment of Sander lucioperca isolate FBNREF2018 chromosome 10, SLUC_FBN_1.2, whole genome shotgun sequence includes these proteins:
- the slc6a3 gene encoding sodium-dependent dopamine transporter, translating to MLTERVPVGLMSSVVAPEKPTSNTMGPKEVELILVKEQNGVQFTSTTIVAPTPTQTKPSGEDERETWGKKIDFLLSVIGFAVDLANVWRFPYLCYKNGGGAFLVPYLFFMVIAGMPLFYMELALGQYNREGAAGVWKICPIFKGVGFTVILISLYVGFYYNVIISWALFYLFSSFTSELPWVHCNNTWNSPNCSDWADNSSVSDIYKSTPAQEYFERRVLHIQDSNGIDNLGRPRWQLTSCLAVVIVLLYFSLWKGVKTSGKVVWITATMPYVVLTVLLVRGVTLPGAIDGIKAYLSVDFLRLCDAKVWIEAATQICFSLGVGFGVLIAFSSYNKFSNNCYRDAIITSSINSLTSFFSGFVVFSFLGYMSHKHNVDLDKVARDGAGLVFVIYPEAIATLPGSSVWAVIFFIMLLTLGIDSAMGGMESVITGLIDEFKCLHKHRELFTLFIVSATFLISLFCVTNGGMYVFTLLDHFAAGTSILFGVLIEAIGIAWFYGVDRFSDDIEEMIGQRPGMYWRLCWKFVSPCFLLFMVVVSFATFNPPNYGTYTFPPWANMVGWCLAISSMSMVPLYAIYKLCILPGKFCDRLAYAITPETEHHLVDNGEVRQFTLHHWLVV from the exons ATGCTGACAGAGAGAGTCCCTGTCGGCCTGATGTCCTCTGTTGTAGCCCCAGAAAAGCCCACCTCCAACACCATGGGCCCCAAAGAG GTGGAGCTGATCCTGGTGAAGGAGCAGAATGGGGTTCAGTTCACCTCGACCACCATAGTGGCTCCGACTCCTACTCAGACCAAACCCAGTGGGGAGGACGAAAGGGAGACCTGGGGGAAGAAAATCGACTTCCTCTTGTCTGTGATCGGATTTGCCGTGGACCTCGCCAACGTCTGGAGATTCCCCTACCTCTGCTACAAGAATGGAGGAG GTGCATTCCTGGTGCCATATCTGTTCTTCATGGTGATAGCAGGCATGCCTCTCTTCTACATGGAGCTGGCTCTGGGACAGTATAACAGAGAGGGGGCAGCAGGCGTCTGGAAGATCTGTCCCATATTTAAAG GTGTAGGCTTTACAGTGATCCTCATTTCCCTCTACGTTGGTTTCTACTATAATGTCATCATCTCCTGGGCGCTGTTCTACCTCTTTTCCTCATTCACCAGCGAGCTGCCGTGGGTCCACTGCAACAATACTTGGAACAGTCCTAACTGCTCCGACTGGGCTGACAACAGCTCAGTCAGTGATATTTACAAGTCCACCCCTGCTCAGGAGTACTTTGA ACGACGGGTGCTCCACATCCAGGACAGTAATGGTATTGATAACCTGGGCCGTCCACGCTGGCAGTTGACTTCTTGTCTAGCTGTAGTGATTGTTCTGCTCTACTTCAGTCTGTGGAAGGGAGTCAAGACATCTGGAAAG GTTGTGTGGATCACAGCCACAATGCCCTATGTAGTCTTGACTGTGCTGCTGGTCCGCGGAGTCACTCTGCCTGGAGCCATCGATGGCATTAAGGCCTACCTCTCTGTAGACTTTCTCAGACTCTGTGATGCCAAG GTCTGGATTGAGGCAGCGACACAGATCTGTTTCTCTCTGGGAGTGGGGTTTGGTGTGCTAATTGCATTTTCCAGCTACAACAAATTCAGCAACAACTGTTACAG AGATGCCATCATCACCAGCTCCATCAATTCTTTAACCAGTTTCTTCTCCGGCTTTGTGGTCTTCTCCTTCCTTGGGTACATGTCCCACAAGCACAACGTAGACCTTGACAAAGTTGCAAGAGATG GTGCTGGTTTGGTGTTTGTCATTTACCCAGAAGCCATTGCAACATTACCTGGATCATCAGTGTGGGCGGTCATCTTTTTTATCATGCTGTTGACACTGGGAATTGACAGTGCT ATGGGTGGGATGGAATCGGTGATCACGGGGCTGATTGATGAGTTTAAATGCCTCCACAAGCACAGAGAGCTGTTCACCCTCTTCATTGTTTCTGCCACCTTCCTCATATCCCTCTTCTGTGTTACAAAT ggtGGGATGTATGTGTTCACTCTGCTGGACCACTTTGCGGCAGGGACATCAATTCTCTTTGGAGTGCTTATTGAAGCCATTGGCATTGCATGGTTTTATG GAGTGGACCGATTCAGTGATGACATTGAAGAGATGATTGGTCAGCGACCAGGCATGTACTGGAGGCTGTGCTGGAAGTTTGTCAGCCCCTGCTTCCTCCTG TTTATGGTGGTGGTGAGCTTTGCCACGTTCAACCCTCCAAACTACGGCACCTACACGTTTCCTCCATGGGCTAACATGGTGGGGTGGTGTCTGGCTATTTCCTCAATGTCCATGGTGCCTCTATACGCCATCTACAAACTCTGCATACTGCCTGGGAAGTTTTGTGAT AGACTGGCCTATGCTATCACCCCAGAGACAGAGCATCATTTGGTAGACAACGGGGAGGTTCGGCAGTTCACA CTGCATCACTGGCTGGTGGTCTGA